In one window of Hyla sarda isolate aHylSar1 chromosome 1, aHylSar1.hap1, whole genome shotgun sequence DNA:
- the STOML2 gene encoding stomatin-like protein 2, mitochondrial, whose protein sequence is MLRAVSRVGGALLRGSQINGPKAWSVEVRRCASSGTPMNTVVLFVPQQEAWVVERMGRFHRILEPGLNILIPFLDRIRYVQSLKEIVINVPEQSAVSLDNVSLQIDGVLYLRVMDPYKASYGVEDPEYAVTQLAQTTMRSELGKLSLDKVFRERESLNSSIVHAINQASDYWGIKCLRYEIKDIHVPPKVRDAMQMQVEAERRKRAMVLESEGTRESAINVAEGEKQSQILASEAEREEQINRAAGDANAILARAKARGEAIRLVAEALNKQNGNAAASLSIAEQYVTAFSKLAQESNTILLPANTGDISSMVTQALGIYSTVTKNMKNIQQKSSSTEPAEAEQFTEDLKERS, encoded by the exons ATGCTGAGGGCAGTGAGCCGGGTTGGGGGCGCCCTGCTGCGG GGCTCCCAAATAAATGGTCCTAAAGCCTGGAGTGTTGAGGTGCGCCGCTGCGCCTCATCTGGAACTCCCATGAACACAGTCGTCTTGTTCGTTCCCCAACAGGAGGCCTGGGTGGTGGAGCGTATGGGCCGGTTCCATCGCATTCTGGAGCCT GGTCTGAACATCCTCATTCCATTTCTGGATCGCATCCGCTATGTACAGAGTCTGAAGGAGATTGTGATCAACGTTCCTGAGCAGTCCGCTGTGTCCCTGG ACAACGTAAGCTTACAGATAGATGGAGTGCTGTACCTGCGCGTCATGGACCCTTATAAG GCCAGCTACGGTGTGGAGGATCCAGAATACGCAGTCACTCAGTTGGCCCAGACCACCATGCGTTCTGAACTCGGCAAGCTGTCATTAGACAAGGTCTTTAGG GAAAGAGAATCGCTCAACTCCAGTATTGTGCATGCCATAAACCAGGCTTCCGATTACTGGGGGATCAAGTGTTTGCGGTACGAGATTAAGGACATCCATGTGCCTCCCAAAGTCCGAGACGCCATGCAGATGCAG GTTGAGGCTGAGCGGCGAAAAAGGGCCATGGTGTTAGAATCTGAAGGGACCAGAGAGTCTGCAATCAATGTGGCTGAAGGGGAGAAACAGTCCCAGATCTTGGCCTCCGAAGCCGAGCGAGAGGAACAGATCAACAGAGCTGCAG gtgacGCAAATGCAATCCTAGCCAGGGCTAAAGCCCGGGGCGAGGCGATACGTCTGGTGGCAGAAGCCCTCAACAAGCAG AACGGCAATGCTGCTGCATCGCTCTCCATAGCAGAGCAGTACGTTACCGCCTTCTCCAAATTGGCGCAAGAGTCCAACACCATACTACTACCTGCAAACACAGGAGACATCAGCAGCATGGTGACCCAG GCCTTGGGAATTTACAGCACAGTGACCAAAAACATGAAAAACATACAGCAGAAAAGTTCTTCTACAGAACCAGCAGAAGCCGAGCAATTCACAGAGGATCTGAAGGAGAGGTCCTGA